The genomic window TAATTAAATTAGAAAATGAACTTTCAAAGCTTATTAATATAAAAAATGACATAAAAGAAATGGGGGCTTCTCTTTGACAAAGAAGCTTTAGAAAAAAAAGTTCAAGAGCTTGAATTACAAATGCAAGAAAAAGGTTTTTGGGATGATCTTAAAAGAGCTGAAGAAGTAACAAAAGAAAGTAAGCAAATAAAGGATAAGATAGAGAGATATGAATCACTTAAATTGAGAGTGGAAGATGTTGAAGTTTTATCAGAGTTAATGGAAGAAGATGATGATGAGTCAGCAGAAGAGATAATAGAAAAAATTAAATCTATAGAAAAAACTTTAGATAAGTATAAAATAGAGATATTGTTATCAGGAGAATACGATAGAAATGATGCAATATTAACATTACATGCCGGTGTTGGCGGAACAGATGCCAACGACTGGACTGATATGCTTCTTAGAATGTACACTAGATGGTGTGAAAAGAAGGGATTTAAAACTGAAATAGTTGACTTACTTCAAGGTGATGAAGCGGGAATAAAAAGTGTTACTTTAAAGATAAAAGGTGAGTTTGCATATGGATATCTGAAAGCTGAAAAAGGTATTCATAGATTAGTTAGAATATCTCCATTTAATGCTAATGGAAAAAGACAAACTTCTT from Clostridium septicum includes these protein-coding regions:
- the prfB gene encoding peptide chain release factor 2 (programmed frameshift), producing MLIKLENELSKLINIKNDIKEMGASLDKEALEKKVQELELQMQEKGFWDDLKRAEEVTKESKQIKDKIERYESLKLRVEDVEVLSELMEEDDDESAEEIIEKIKSIEKTLDKYKIEILLSGEYDRNDAILTLHAGVGGTDANDWTDMLLRMYTRWCEKKGFKTEIVDLLQGDEAGIKSVTLKIKGEFAYGYLKAEKGIHRLVRISPFNANGKRQTSFASLEVLPELTNNQDIDIKPEDLKIDTYRASGAGGQHVNKTESAIRITHIPTGIVVQCQNERSQFANKDTAMSMLKSKLIELKERAHKEKIEDLTGELKDMGWGSQIRSYVFHPYNMVKDHRTNEETANLNSVMNGEIDNFIKAYLKNF